Within the Longimicrobium sp. genome, the region GGCGACGCCGCCGGCCAGCGGCACGCCCCACGTGTCCAGCACCCGCACCCGCACCGTGTCGGCGCGCGGGGCGCCGGCGTGCAGCGCGGCGACGGTGCCGTCCACTTCGAAGCGGCCGGCCTCGCCGGAGACGTGCAGGGCGAGGCTGTCCGCGCGCTGCTGGCCCCACGAGTTCTTCATCTCCACGCGCAGGCGGTGCGGACCGGCGCCCACCTGCACGCCGATGAAGTCCGCCACGCCGTCGGGGCGCAGGGTGGCCTCGGCGATCGCGGAGTCGCCGTCGAAGAGGCGCACCGTGGCGCCCGGCTCGCCGCGCACGCCCACGAAGACGCGGTTGGTGGCGATCACCGCGCCGTCCGCCGGGGCGAAGAAGCGCACCGCGGGTCCCGTGGCGAAGCTGCCGGCGGCGTCCGCCTGGCGGGCTTCCTCGGTGCGCGCCGGAGCGACACGCGGGGCGGCGGCGGGGAGCGAGTCCTTCTTCACCGGCGCGTCGGCGGAGAGCGAGGCCGGCGCGGCGGGGCCGCCGCCGACGGTGCGCTCGGCCGGGGCGTTCGGGCCCGTGACAGTCACGCTCGCGGCGCCGCCGCGCGGCACCAGGCGGAAGTCCACGCGGGGCGTCGTCCACCCTTCCATCCGCACGCGCACCACGGCATCGGAGGGGCGGGCAAAGCCGAAGCCGGCCGGCACGCCCACCGTGTCCACGCGCAGCGCGTGCGTGCCGATGCGGACGTCGCGGAAGGAGAAGCGGCCCTCGCGGTCGGTGGTCACCACCTCGCCGTCGGCGCTCCACACGTCCACGCCCGCCACGCCGCGCTCGCCCGCTTCCTGGCGGCCGTTGTCGTTGGCGTCCATCCACACCTTGCCCACAAGGGTGCGCACCTGCACCGCGAAGCCGCCGCGCATGCGCACCCAGGCGCTGGCCGTGTCGCTGCGCAGCGTGCCGCCCTCGGCCGTGGCCGTGGCGCGGTTCTGCAGCGCCCGCGCGTCGCCCGGCGAAACCACCGTCGCCGCGTACGAGACGGTGCGCGTGGACAGCGCCGGCAGCTCGCCGATCCAGAAGCGCACGGTGTTCCCCTCCACGCGCGCGCTGTCGGCGCCGGTGAGGCGGCCTTCCACGTAGCGCAGCCCCGCGGGAAGGATGTCGACCACCTGGACGTTGCGCAGCGACACGCTCGCCTTGTTCTGCACGGCGACCGTGTAGGGGATCGCCTCGCCCATGGCGGCTTCCAGCACGCCCGCCGTCTTGGTGACGACCAGCTCGTCGCCGTTGAAGCCGAGCGCCTTGAGCCCGCCCGCCTCGGCCGTTACAGGTGACGCGTTGGCCGCGCGCAGGTTGGCGCGGTTGACGATGGCCGCGTCCTGGGGACGCGCCACGACGCGCACCGTCAGCACCGCGCTGCCCGTCTCGCCGGGCCGCAGCGAGCCGAGGCTCCAGCGGACCACGCGGCCGGTCACTTCGGCGCCGCGGTCGGCGCGGACGAACTCGAGCCCGGCCGGCAGGGTGTCTTCGAGCACCACCCCGCGGGCGGTGACGGCGGAGCTGTTCGTCCAGGTCAGCCGGAACTCGGCCGTCTGGCCCACGCGAACCGTGTCCGACCCCACGAGTTCCTTGGCCAGCGCGAGCTGCGCGCGGACGAGCTGCGTCTCCACCACGGGCGAGCTGGCGCCCATCGGCGGAGTGTCGGGGAGGCGCTCCACGTTCATCGTGGCGGAGTTGCGGACGGGCTCGGAGCCCGCGTCCGCGCCGACCACCGCGCGGAAGGAGATGCCGCCCGCCGCGCCGGCCGCGATGGCGCCGATCCGGACGCGCACGAGCTGGCGGCCGCCGGCGATGCGCTCCACCGAGCCCGCGTCGCCGTCGGCCGCGTCGGTCAGGGCCGCGCCGTTCAGCGTCAGGGAGCCGGGGACCGCGGTAAGCACGGAGGCGAGAGTGTCGGTGACCTCGGCCGCGCCGGAAGCGGCATCGCCGGCGTTGGCGTAGGTAAGGGTGTAGCGGAGGGTGTCGCCCGGCGTCGCGTCGGAGCGGTCCACCGACTTGCCGAGCGAGAGGGCGGCGAGCGGGCGGCGCACCGTTACGGTGTCGCGCACGGAGTCGCTGACGGTGGGGTCGGCCGTGCTGGTCGCCTTCACGTCGATCGCCGTGGAGCCCATGTCGGGCGCGTTGTTCGGTACTTCAACCACGAGCAGGAGCGCCGCGGACTCGCGCGCCCCCAGGGGGACGGGACCCGAGACGGGGAGATCCCCCGCCCCGAGCACCCCATTTCCATCGGTGTCCAGGTACAGGCGGATGGTCCACCCCGACGGCCCGCTGGCCGCCAGGGTGTACCGGTCCGGCCCATTGCCCACGTTCTCCAGCCGGTGCGCGAAGACACGCCGCTCGCCCGGGACGAGCGCCGCCGACTGGGGCGCGGTGATCCGCACCCCCGCCGTGATCTTCACCACCACCGTCGCCGTCGCCTCCGCCGTGCCCACGAACCCTTCCTGGGTGCCGAAGGTGGCGGAAACGCGGTTGACCACGAGGACCGTGTCCCCGGCCTGGGCCGTGGCGGCGCTCGGCGCCCCCACGGTTGCCAGGCCGGCCACCCATGCGGCGGCCAGGGCCCGGCGGACCCAACGGGTCCGGCTCGGGTCGCGGGCGACCATGCGGGTGAGAGTGCCGGTGAAGGACATTCGGATCGGTTCCTGTTTACGTGATCGTCGGTTTCGACTACTTGATCCGCACGCGAATCCAGAAGAACCGCGTCGCGCCCGGCGCCAGCGTACCGGTGAGCGCCGCGCTCACGGTGCCGCTGCTCTCGCTGATCGTCCACCCCGCCGCATCGGCCGACGTGGAGACGTACGTCACCTGGCTGGGCAGCGCGTCGGTGATGCCGAAGCCCGTGCCCGTGAGGGTCGCCGCGGCGCCGCCGGTGTTCGTGACGGTCACCTTGTACTGGATGTACTGCCCCGGAAGTACGCGGTCGGTGGACGCGGGCCCGCCGATCACCGTGGTCTGGTCATCCATGTACGCTTCCTTGGTCATGCTGATCGCGGCGCGGACCACGCGGACAATCCGGTTGCCCGGATCGCTCTTGGTGTTGTCGTTGCCCGAGGTCGCCGTCAGCACCAGGCTCTCCGTGGCGCCGGCGACGGCGCTGTTGGAGACGGTGTAGACCACGTCCACCGTGGTGGAACCGCCCGCCGCGAGCGAAACGGAACCGCCGGTCCCGGCCACGCCGTTCACCGAGACGATGCTCACGATGCTGCCGGCCGAGGCCGAGAGCGAGAACGTGTCCGAGCGGTTGCCGGTGTTCTGGACCGTGAACGTCTCCGTGTACGTCGTCGGCCCCGTGCCGCTGGGAAGCCGGTCCACCGTGCCGCCGTCCGGCGTTACGACGACCGACGCGGCGACTCCCGGAATCACGTTGGTGGTGGAGCTGTCGGTGGCGCCCGTCGCGGCCGGCGTGCGGCGCGAAGTCGCGGTCAGCGACACGGGGATCGTCTGGCCACCCTGGCCCGGCGCCACCGTGTAGACCACCGTCACCACGATGCTGCTCCCCGCCGAGATCGGCGTGCTGGCCAGCGCCACGTTCAGCGCCGCGAGAGTCGGGTAGGTGGTGCTGCCGATCTTGTAGCCGGTGATCGTCACGCCGGTGGCCGCCGTGGTGGAGGCCGTCACGCTGTCGATACCGTTACCAGTGTTGACGATGGTGAACCCGATCTCGTTGCCCGTGCTGGGCGACGAGGGAGTCACCGACGCCGGCGACTGCACGTCCGGCCCGGCCTTGAAGCCGACCAGGACGCTGACGCTGGCCGTGGCCGGCGAGTACGTGTTGCCGTTCGCGTCGGTCCAGGTCGCGCTCGCCGTGTTGGTGATCGTCGTCCCTTCCGGGGTCGGCGTCACCTGGGCGTGAGCGGGCCTGGCCGCGAACGGGGCGAGCAGCAGCCCCGCAAGGGCTACCCGCCGCAGAGTCTTGTTCATCTCCTGTGACCTTGGACTGGGGAGTGGGGATGGGATGGGATGGGATTACCGCCGCTCGGGAGCGGAGCCCCCGAAGCGGGTATCGAACTCCGCGACGACCGTGGCCCCGGGAGCCACGAAACCGCCGACGGTCCAGCGCACGTGCGTGTACTTCTCCGGCGCGGCGGCGCGCTGCACCTGCCGGCCGTCCACGACTACCGTCTCCATCGGCTGGACGGAGAAGGTCTTCCCCCCGTCGATGGAGTACTCCGCCCGCGCGTCCGTGCGGGCCGTCCGCGCCGAGCCGGCCACGAAGGCCATCCCCGGCGCGATGGGGTTCGCGAGCACCGGACGAACCGGCGTACGCTGCGGGTTGGTGAAGGCGATGCGGTAACGCACCACGTCGCCCGGCCGCACGCGGTCGTCGCCGCGCGGCGTGCCGCGGGCGGCCAGCTCGATCGCCGTGCGGTTCTGCGCCGTCACGCGGAGCGGGCCGGGCGCGGCGGGCTGCTGCGCCGCTGCGGGGGCTGCGGCAAGGGCAAGCAGTACCAGGAGGCGTGCGATCGACTTCATGGGAACCTCGCTTCAGGGATGAAATCGGTCCGGAGAGACCGGTGAGTGTGCTCTTTTGGTGTTTTCGCGGGGCCCCATGAAGCGTGTCGTTCATGGTCCGGCCCGGCGTGCGAAATGGGAGCTTCGCACGTGTACTGCTAATACAAGCAGCGGGCCGTGGCGCCCGCCGCCGTAAGTCATTGCTGGTCAGTCACTTAGGGGAGAACGACGGAGGTTCCGGCTAGGAACGTGTGCCCAAACGGGAACGGGGGACGTTCCCATTTGGGCACACCCGATTGGAGGGGCTACCCGCGGAC harbors:
- a CDS encoding SdrD B-like domain-containing protein, producing MSFTGTLTRMVARDPSRTRWVRRALAAAWVAGLATVGAPSAATAQAGDTVLVVNRVSATFGTQEGFVGTAEATATVVVKITAGVRITAPQSAALVPGERRVFAHRLENVGNGPDRYTLAASGPSGWTIRLYLDTDGNGVLGAGDLPVSGPVPLGARESAALLLVVEVPNNAPDMGSTAIDVKATSTADPTVSDSVRDTVTVRRPLAALSLGKSVDRSDATPGDTLRYTLTYANAGDAASGAAEVTDTLASVLTAVPGSLTLNGAALTDAADGDAGSVERIAGGRQLVRVRIGAIAAGAAGGISFRAVVGADAGSEPVRNSATMNVERLPDTPPMGASSPVVETQLVRAQLALAKELVGSDTVRVGQTAEFRLTWTNSSAVTARGVVLEDTLPAGLEFVRADRGAEVTGRVVRWSLGSLRPGETGSAVLTVRVVARPQDAAIVNRANLRAANASPVTAEAGGLKALGFNGDELVVTKTAGVLEAAMGEAIPYTVAVQNKASVSLRNVQVVDILPAGLRYVEGRLTGADSARVEGNTVRFWIGELPALSTRTVSYAATVVSPGDARALQNRATATAEGGTLRSDTASAWVRMRGGFAVQVRTLVGKVWMDANDNGRQEAGERGVAGVDVWSADGEVVTTDREGRFSFRDVRIGTHALRVDTVGVPAGFGFARPSDAVVRVRMEGWTTPRVDFRLVPRGGAASVTVTGPNAPAERTVGGGPAAPASLSADAPVKKDSLPAAAPRVAPARTEEARQADAAGSFATGPAVRFFAPADGAVIATNRVFVGVRGEPGATVRLFDGDSAIAEATLRPDGVADFIGVQVGAGPHRLRVEMKNSWGQQRADSLALHVSGEAGRFEVDGTVAALHAGAPRADTVRVRVLDTWGVPLAGGVAVTVEGSGAEPLGVDREPASPGQQLRADSAGMLFVPVRPGHIVGPGELRLASGKAAARIPLRVLPSTRPLIATGVGQIGVGAAPDAFGAVTVRGAVGRETTVSVSYDSRRGSQADDFFARGYDPNDESRYPTFGDGSERRVLSSSTQKVSARVERGYDWVAMGDVETGDFGGDPRLGTYGRSLTGVTGRVATGAVTWRAFGSMTDQVLAQRQVRGNGTSGPYRFGTSVRPGTDRVAVEVRARENAARVISRQELVRWSDYQIDYATGEVLLQHPVPTNDLAGNPVFVVAMLESRSGGEARFVGGVRMEVDAGRILRMGATGDSLAFSVMGVRDGGEPTSGFGGQDLLGTGVRMRRGSLSLRGEMLRSQRPDSSAFAGRAEASVSLFKDRARIGAEWLKVGAGFAPGTDPRLSAGVQEIRAIGELRLSPANTFSITHDRQRFDGFGMERASTMLRSRNVVAGRPLVTEAGMTSDNDGNGTAASALGKMTLSLTPRADVWLEGAHVLSDRRPLLGNATLPSRPDQMGLGASYRVFGSTRIEGTHRWVTTHGDSAGSYGLTSVNVRTGAILGGQMWGGLERADAERASHSAVLGWNQRLSLNGGWALNVLAERHFGLNRASLLDPTRALPFAQTERDRWSTGAGVEYLPTDSALRFSARAELHGGAEAQGYRIDVAGDLPIGSSAALLTRHDWWQDNRNVGNGMQLARRDRSVLGLAMRPAQHNDLNVLAKLEWRNTVNPLLAGGVGSPALSERRLIGATDALWAVRQGTEIGARYAVRWASRQDS